The genome window AGCATAACTTAGGTTGAACCTTTTTAGGATCTTCTCACAATAGTTAAATTGGTTGTTGCTTAGGATAGAATCCTTCTTGTTCCTTAGGATCTCAATCCCTAGAACTTTGCTTGCTTCTCCCAAGTCCTTCATGTCAAACTCTCTTTTTAGGAGGTTTTTAACATGAGTTAAGTCTTCCTTGGACCTACCTACCAGTAACATGTCATTCACATATATAAGTAAGTAAACTTTGTCCTTGTAGGAACTTGTATTTACGTAAACACATATGTCATAGGAACTTCTTTTGAATCCAATGCTAGATATATAGTCATTAAACCTTCTATACCAGCGCCTAGGTGATTGTTTCAGCCCATAGGTTGACTTGTTGAGTAAGCAGTAGAGATTCTCTTTCCTTCTAACTTCAAATCACTTAGGTTGCATCATGTAGATTGTCTCTTCTAGATGTCCATGAAGGAAGACAATTTTCACATCCAATTTATACAATTCTAAGTTATTTTGAGCAACCGAGGATAAAAGAATCCTTATAGAAATTTGTTTGACAACTAGAGAGAAAATCTCTTAGTGTCTATTCCTTCCCTTTTTTGTAAACCTCTTTGCAAACAACCTTGCCTTATACCTAGGTTTCTGATCAGATGATGCATCTTCTTTGAGTTTGAAAACCCATTTGGAAGCTATTGGTTTATAACCATTAGGCAGAGGAGTTAAAGACCAAGTATCATTCACATTTAGTGAATCCATTTCCTCATTCATGGCTTCTATCCAATTCTTTGTATTAGAACAACTTGTTGCTTCTTCAAAAGTTGTTGGTTCTTAGTCAGTAGAAGCCACAACAGAATTTAGAACTAAATTCATATAGTTTATTTCAGTATACCTTGCTGGATGGGTAATGGTTCTCCTTTGTTTATCCCTAACTAAGGCATACTGACTCAAGTCTGATTGTTGATTAACAGTCTCCTCTTGTTCCCTTTATTCTTACTCAACTTCTTCTATGTCACTAGGTAAGTTAGGTTATGTTGGTTGCTTAGTAGTTAACTCCACCGCCATTCCTGTGATAGATGTCTCAACTTCATCCTCAAGCCTTTTCTTATTTTGCATAAATATCTCCTCTTCTCTAAAGGTGATGTCTCTACTAATTATGAACTTCCTTTCTACTggatgccacattttaaatcctTTCTCCCTCTGTAAAGCCTACAAACATACACTTAGCAGCTCTGGCCTTcaactttcccttattttggtGAACAAACCCTAACACCCAAAAACCTTAAGGTTGTCTAAATTAGAAGGATGATTAGTCCACTTCTCCTCAGGAGTAAACATCTCTAGAGATGTGTGAGGGCACCTATTCAAGGTGTAGCAGCTTTTGCCCAAAAAATTTCACTTAGGATAGCATCAGAAAGCAAACATCTTACACTTTCCATTATAGTTTTGTTTAACCTCTCAGCAACCCAattctgttgaggtgtgtaCCTCACAGTCCTATGCCTAGTTATACCATTCTCACTACAGTATTTGTCAAAGTCCTCATTACAGAATTCATGCCCATTGTCCGTTCTAAAGTaaattttaaccttttagatgTTTGTGTTTCTATCATagctttccattctttaaacttccCAAATACTTAGTCCTTAGTTTTAAGGAAGTATATCCAACTTTTCCAagaaaaaataatctattaaggttagaaaatacctACTTAGGCTTGGTGGGAGATGATCCCTATAGGTCAGAATGAACATAGTCCAGTATTCCTTTGGTAATatgctgagattttgtgaagcTCTGTGTGGTAGCATTTCCTAAAATACAATGTTCACAGAAGGAAAGATATGATGGAAAAATAGGCATGCGTAGCGAAATTGAGGAttaattttactctaattgcataaattaaacatataaccctaaattagttaattagggtttttttagaaacattacctttaaagctcccgaaactcgtctatctccgctcgaacacgaaccggacaaccactagagctaacctactatcctctggactcagaactgggttgtgggacccgatggatgaagaacccgagagagagaaagagatggaaatagtagAGTGAAATTTGGATTGGATTTGGATTTTTCCAGcccaacttttaaaaactaatttttgcaaaatgtccaaaaaaaatgacaagcccatatttatagaaaatggtcatgcaaaattgcatgaaataacctcataaaaacccaacacctagaatccactatctaaatggacttaatgtctccactataagccaacacctagcccactattttgttaatgaaattatccaacaaaagtttggattttctcactaactttagtcaaagggcaaaatagtcatttggtcaaagtcaaactttgaccgaaaagtcaacattttgactttttaagatttttttccgtgttgactaattttgacctcccgagcatgaatccgcattcattttctcgaaattcaaatcacattttaaTATACGGTCAGTCaaagtttaatttttcaaagtcaaaagtcaactctttgactttttacatctttgaccattttcattatttccgagcttccgaatatgaacgtattcatattcttgaatTTAAaccacatttaaatattaaagttgtgtCTCTAAACTATAAAAccaaccactatatcacatatacttgtcggtgtctctctcttcacctaattcgaacaattcgaattattctatcatactattctaagtttattctatatgagctagtaggggaacctaatagacctatagatcatgggctccaacgatccgagattagctggctaaactctttagatggaggtaatcaacatttgttaactcacgggtcattccactatagtcccgtagttacactcccctcactatagatataattgtgtccatatgatataaccgtGAAAGTAaactaatccttcacaggttgtttgtaatctcggttgggtcataaaaatcgtttttccctcgagactacatcttattccttaagttccactaattctttaatgaacaattggtttaaggtccaacctataaactgaacccctctcgggccaatgagagggtggggccccttgttcaagatctggattcagtactaaagggaacaacctatctattatccctataacgggtaggagtgaattctgtcttgcactctatgttcccagctatccacctgatcttacccttgaaatgggagactGGGGCAGCAATAATGAGCTACCCTTACCTacgtagatctaaggataattccgagtgaataggagttcatagttagctcaggattaagattaagttacctaggtcatcaattaacgaaatagtcagttttatacattaaacggtatttagaatgtaaaaagtgactatttcatggttcaatcttatgtaaactctttacataggatgcctccattttcatgtctccacatgaacagtttaggatcacatcgtttgtaataactacaaaatgggtcgcatctatagtgtcctcagaataaggcgctcaaccttattcatatactattgaccattttggctatatatatttgaacttgatccacatttatgtcactacataaagttcaaacttaaacttaatagcctcagaaccttagtttattggattcatgaatatagaatttatatttactaaagattttcaataacaactttattgaaaaagaatatgatattacaaattacgagttttaggacataaaatccaacaagatACTCACTGATCCCTTTGGGTAGTATATCCTATTTAGACAGTGCTTGCATCCCTTTTACACTGATATGGGATAGTCTTTTGTGCCACAAGTCTGCCTCTGTCAAGTTTGCTATTGAAACAATGTAGGCACTAGTCATCATCTCTACTCCTCTTATTATATAGAGATCATTAACTTTTTCGCCAACCAAAACTATCTTAGAATCCTTAATCATTTCTAGGATTCCAACCTTTCCTCTGCACTCACACCTAATGAAGTTAAGCATACCTAGAGATTTCAAATTTCACTTGAGTAAAGGTACATGTCTCACATTTCTAAGAAGCTTGATTGATCCAACCTTTAGCTTTAAGGATACTGAACCAACTCTTTTGATTTTGCAGGCTTCATTATTTCCCATGTACACAGATTCTCCATCCACATCCTTGTAGGTATTAAACCAAGGTTTAAAGGGTATCATATGATAGATACAGCTAGAGTCAAATACCCAGTCATGCTTCCCAAGAGGACTTATTTGGTTGGTTTTAGTTCTAGTAGAGACTAAAGCATCAGAATAGAAATAGGACTCTTCAACCATTGAGGCTTCTGGATGTTATTCTTCCTGATCCTTCTCTTTTTCCTGACTTTTTCGCTTTAAACTGTAGCAATCCCTCATTAAATGTCCTTTCTTTTTACAATAATTACATCTcagtttggtttttggtttatgCTCTTCACCAGACTGATTCTTAGTCattttagaatgattttgcTTGTTCTTGCCCTTGACAAATAGCCTTCTGCACTAGGTTGTTCCTTTTTTACTGTATGAAGCTCCAATTCCCTAGTTCTCAATGCTGAAATAATGGCATTAGTGGTGGCTGACTCTCTGCCATATTTCAAGGCATTCTTTACCTCTTATAGACTTCAGGTAAAGAGTTCAACAAAACAAAGACTTCATTCTCATCGCCAATCTTTTGTCAAGGCTCTTGAACTCAGAAACtatctttttaaactcatcCAGATTGTCTGATAGTGTTTTAGTAGAATCTATCTTAAATGTGAAGAACTTTTCCTTTAAAAACATCTTGTCAGTCAGATCCTTAGTTGCATAAAGACCTTCTAACTTGACCCACATTTTTTAAGTCGTGTCTTGATCGATCACCTGTCTCAAAATGCTATCACTGAGATTAAGAACTAAAgtcccataggttgtaaattcCATATATTCCATTTCTTGAGATGTTAACGTAGGTGGCAGAGTCGATGGGTCTAAAAGGGCTCTATAGGCTTTCTGTTGTCCAAGAATAGTCTTCATTTTGGCCTTCCACATACCAAAATCACCCTTTCCATCAAACTTTTCTATATCAAATCTAGCAACAACCATCACTGACCTAGAAAGAATGCCAAGAATGGTTTTCTTGAGTATCTTGATGCTTCAAGAATGCTGGTCTTGATGAACttcaaatgctctgataccaattttgtTGGGTTATATTTTCTTGTGTAGGCCAAATTAATCAAGATCAATCCTCAGTTGGTGAAGAAATGGCTGAGGAAAGCTCTGTTTCTTTGGGCAAAGCTTTCtctgtttttctctcttaattgaTAAGCATTGTTAATTCCTCGATGTGTATGTATCGTTACTCGATAAGTTTCTGCTTGTTACTCGAtgggtttttttcttctttcctcgaTGATTTTTTGTTCTTTCCTCGATGGAACTCGACGAGTATTAATCTTTACTCGATCCTACTCGATGAGTATTAATCTTTactcgatgcaactcgatgaGAGAAATTCTTTACTCGTTACAACTCGATACTTTGAAAATGTTGTGATTTGATTATAAGATCGTGTTTTCGTTGATTTACAGAGAAAcatatgaagattgaagaagaaggtAAAGAGAAGGAGGAACACACAGAGTTACGTGGTTCGGCCAATAAACCTATGTCCAcaggaaaattattttctttctcactTGAAGATTGCTTACAGTAGTTgtaatttacaaaaaaaaatagaaagtatgattaattctcttttttttttttctaataaatggTATTTATAATACATACCATCTGACCATTACAGGATAAAATTTGTTATGTGAACTAGCTGAAATAGTATTTGAGTCACTGTTTTACTGCATAATTAACCCCAAAATGGGACAGAGCAAGAACTGAAGCTTGAGAGTTGAGGGTGAGAGCGGTTGATATTTTTCTCTTGATAtgggaaaatatttttatttaagaaaatatttgggTGTTGCCGTAGAAAAATTTACATCTTTTCTTTGTgtctaaaagaaaggaaaggatGGATTAGGTAATTATTactcttttttattattgttttttcccTACTAAACTCCAAAATCAATGAACTTAGTAAGAGATAAAGTAATGAGGGTGAAAAATTATCATAATTTTCCAATAATGTGtgttttttaagatttttactACATATTTTTTCCTTACCTTCATTTTGGGTGGGATCTTGTCAAAGAAAATCATTCTTTTAAATTGATCGAAATTGATTGAACTATACATATAGGAAGGAAAGTCACAACTTCAAGAACTAAAAAGGTTCTTCTACCTTAatcaaatttttagaaaacaattatcataatttttcaataatgtgtgttttttaagatttttactACATTTTTTCCCTCTCCCTTATTTTGGGTCGGGTCTTGTCAAAGAAAATCGTTCTTTTAAATTGATCGAAATTGGTTGTAGTACATATATAGGAATGAAAGTCACAACTTTAAGAACTAAAAAGGTTGTCCTACCTcaataaaatttttagaaaaaagctATCCTAATTTTCCAATAATGTgtattttttaagatttttactacatttttttcctctcttatTTTGGATGGGGTCTTGTTAATTGGATGAAGTATATATAGGACGGAAAGTCACAACTTTAAGAAGTAAAAAGTTTGTTCCACCTTAATCAAATTTTTAGACAAATGGAAAACTTAGGAGTGAGATAAATGGCACTACTATAGCCAAGAATGAATAATATAGAAACAAACACCTAATagttagaaaattttatttaaaaggactaaatggtttataaatgTCATGTTCAATTATTTATCGACATCATATTTTAATCATTAGGCATACTGAAAATTAGAGTTGGCTCacgtttataattttttttgaaaaaattatgtgATAAAAATGTGAAATCTAAGCTTTACCTAATAGTTACCCTTCTATGACATTTTGCCCATCTATAAAAACCTCCCTAGAATAGAAAACTAGAAATCATTATTATTACTCTTACAATGGGCGATCCCAGCGTGAGCCTGAGCCACCCCCTCAAACAAATTGCCATCGACTACAATCCCAAAGCCTGCACCTACTGCGCCACCTCCAACTCAATCACCCTCACCTACGACCACCAGGGCGGCGCGCGATGGCGCTCTACCACCCGGTTCCTGTACGGGACATTCTCGGCCATGATCCGGTGCCCCGGGGGGAACACCTCCGGCCTCAACTTCAACCTGTACCTGTCGTCGTTGGAAGGAGAGAAAGGGCAAGACGAAATCGACTTCGAATTCCTGGGAAAGGACCGGAGCGTGGTTCAGACCAATTTCTACACCGGCGGGGTCGGGAACAGAGAGCAAATCCACGAGCTTGGGTTCGATTGCGGAGATGGGTTCCACAAGTATTCGGTGAAATGGGAGGCGGATTTGATCGAGTGGGCGGTGGACGGGGCGGTGGTGCGGCGGGCGGTGGAGGATATTCCGAGGAAGGCGATGTACTTATATGCGTCGATGTGGGATGCAAGTGATATAGATGAAGGGAGATGGGCGGGGAAGTATGTGGGTTGTGATCAGCCTTATGTTTGTGTTTATAAGGATATTCAGGTTCCTCGTCAGTCTTAGATCACCTGTCCCTACACTGCACCACAGGTTTATGGAGAAAACATCGAATCCTCAAATCAAAATATTACCCCCTTTATCATTATGCTAATACTCATACCAAtactattatatttttatatcaataaatGATGTTGTCGGTTTTTATATCTATAATCACTTTTCTCATGATTCATGTCTTTCTCTGTCTTTTCATCCAAATATTTCCTACTAGAAGTGtttattattataatcttaAATAGCTTAGCTTTAGTGTGTATATTATTTAAGTCTGGGTTATAATATTCTATATTTAGAATACATATGattaaggaagaaaaaaaagggaatgaATGGAAAATAGAGTTGACAAGATctgaaatagtatttattatACTTAATCGTTAAGTATAAATAGTTGTAAATATGTCTATGATATTTGTAATCCCAAAAATGGATTGAGCTATAATAACTCACTTCACAAGTTGGTGCCCCAAACACCCATACTTTCCAAGATAATTGCTACGAATAGCACTTTTAGAGCTAATAATATTAAATGTGtagcaacatttttaaagaattgcaaatatagcaaaatctatagTGATAGACTACATCATTGATAGGAATCTATAAGTCGATagaatctatcactaataaactctAAGAGCTTGGTCTaaactttattatatttataattttttattagtttttatcaggaaactttataattttttttatgaaaattgtattgaaaattattttgaaatttttatttgctttgtaacaaaattaagaagaagaagaaaaaaaaaaaaagcaatagcGTTGTAAATTTGAGAAGCAAAACGATGCAACACGACAACATGAATACCaagaaattataatataatatgacaataaaattatcaaaataacaaaatagcccaaataaattaaatttgtagaaattcaaaattcactAAAAATTCTCCGATTCCTCTTTCAATTTTCTCACCATTGCACTTTTTTCTCCAAGAcctaccaaatgccactattatAGGTAAATTGACAAGTAGGAGGTAAAATGACTTGGCACTAATAATGTGTATTCATAacacacatggacaacatgtaGAATGACACATTGAGTGAATGGAAGAATGACACATAATCTTTTAAGACACTAATCATAGGTATCTATGTTAcacatattataatatttataatactcccttTTAGATgccaattatatatatgaaatatgtctcgttaaaccCGACTAGGAAAATGGAAAACAAAATCCTATTGAAGGggaaaaagtacatatttcatataatttatactcctaaaagaatacaatatgtTTGCTCCCCCTCATAGAAatatcacttgagatctctaaGTCGCTGCATTCGAATGTTGTGtatcaatttttcaaatgttaCGATTGGTATTGATTTTGTAGATAAGTCTACAAGGTTATcattcaaacaaatttgttatacattgatgtcatcattttcttcaagatcatgaatcTAGAAAAGGTtgggtgaaatatgttttgttttattttctttaatatatcctcatttgatttgggttATACATGTTGTGTTGTTTTCGTATGATAtagttggaagatttttactagaagataaGTTATATGTTCCACAAATGTGCTGAGTGATTACAATACACATTCTTGAcgagcctcgtgaattgcaagaatttcagcatgatttgagaaagTAGTCGTTATGGTTCGTTTCACTTATTGccatgatatagtagttcctTCACATATGAACATGTAATCTATTTGAGATCcaactttgtgtggatcagataaatatcaaGAATCTACTTAAccaacaaaaccaaaatttgttttatttgaataaaacaaactcatatcaatcGTTCCTCGAAGATAATCttgtatatgcttaatttcattccaatgtctttttgttggagaagaactatatctagctaataaatttactgaaaatgtaatatctggtcttgtattattagcaagatacataagtccACCAGTTGCACcaagatatggtactttaggaccaagagatcaaaatatatctttctttacatCTGTGAACGATCTTTCATTGGATCTTTAATGAATGTGTTTTGTCTATAtagaacattttcaaaatttttcttgtaAAGTTAACTattgaacaaatatctcatctgctaaatgctcaatttgcaagccaagacaaaattttatttttctgacatctttcatttcaaatactaaaatattctattgcctttgaagctcttcagaagttccaattatatttaagtcatcaacatatacatttttaataataaattctaactgtgatttctttataaaaacacatgaacatattggattattttaatatccttctttcaacaaatatccacttagGCAATTGTATCATATTtgtcttgattgtttcaatccatatagtgatttCTGTAATTTTATTGATACAATTCTTGAGaacttgatttatatgtttcagatattttaaatccttctgggattttcatataaatatcattatcaagaaatCCATATAAATATTTCGTGAcaacatccataagatgcatgtcaaGACTTTAATATACAATCAgatcaattaaatatcttagttcAATTGCATCCACCATTAAAGAATACGTCacctcataatcaatactaggtctttgtgaaaaaccttatgcaactagtcttactttatatctactctcattattttcatttccttttctCATAAATACTCATTTGTGTCCAAAAGGTTTGACACCTTATGGGGTTCGGACTACTGGTaaaacctgacgttttgaaa of Benincasa hispida cultivar B227 unplaced genomic scaffold, ASM972705v1 Contig123, whole genome shotgun sequence contains these proteins:
- the LOC120068864 gene encoding beta-glucanase-like — protein: MGDPSVSLSHPLKQIAIDYNPKACTYCATSNSITLTYDHQGGARWRSTTRFLYGTFSAMIRCPGGNTSGLNFNLYLSSLEGEKGQDEIDFEFLGKDRSVVQTNFYTGGVGNREQIHELGFDCGDGFHKYSVKWEADLIEWAVDGAVVRRAVEDIPRKAMYLYASMWDASDIDEGRWAGKYVGCDQPYVCVYKDIQVPRQS